In Dehalococcoidales bacterium, the following proteins share a genomic window:
- a CDS encoding RtcB family protein, producing the protein MPQWRGKLEKIDEYRWLIPRSYKPGMRVDGLIYANAQMLNHIIDDQAPEQVANVACLPGIVGRSLAMPDIHWGYGFAIGGVAAMRVSDGVISPGGVGFDINCGVRILRTNLTKEEVMPKIKELVDALFNAVPSGVGSQGAVKLRAGEIDEVLVKGSRWAVARGYGRREDLDTTEENGEMKGVDPSTVSGRAKERGAPQLGTLGSGNHFLEAAFVDEIYDAAAAKAMGIERLGQVMLYVHCGSRGLGHQVAVDYIKTMLKAMPRYGIEVPDKQLACVPVKAPEGQAYLAAMRGAANYAWANRQCITHWVRQAFCRVMGISESEAGLQLIYDVTHNIAKIEEHMVDGKPEQLCVHRKGATRAFPAGHPDLPRKYAATGQPVLVPGDMGRMSYILAGTEKAMRETFGSTCHGAGRMASRSAMKKQLSGRDVLNDLAARGVIVRAGSLPGLAEEAPEAYKDVTEVVGVAHGAGISKKVARTRPMAVVKG; encoded by the coding sequence ATGCCGCAGTGGCGCGGTAAGCTGGAGAAAATAGACGAATATCGCTGGCTTATCCCCAGGAGCTATAAGCCGGGCATGCGCGTGGATGGCCTCATTTACGCAAATGCGCAAATGCTCAACCACATCATCGACGACCAGGCGCCGGAGCAGGTAGCCAACGTGGCCTGCCTGCCGGGCATCGTCGGCCGGTCCCTGGCCATGCCGGATATCCACTGGGGCTACGGCTTCGCCATCGGCGGGGTGGCGGCCATGCGCGTTTCGGACGGCGTGATATCGCCGGGCGGGGTGGGATTCGATATCAACTGCGGCGTGCGCATCCTGCGCACCAACCTGACTAAAGAAGAAGTCATGCCGAAGATTAAGGAGCTTGTAGACGCTCTCTTTAACGCCGTGCCGTCCGGGGTAGGCTCTCAGGGCGCGGTCAAGCTGCGCGCCGGGGAAATCGATGAAGTGCTGGTAAAAGGCTCGCGCTGGGCGGTGGCCAGGGGGTACGGTCGTCGGGAAGACCTGGACACCACCGAAGAAAACGGGGAGATGAAGGGCGTCGATCCCTCCACGGTCAGCGGCCGGGCCAAAGAGCGCGGCGCCCCCCAGTTGGGCACGCTGGGCTCCGGCAACCACTTCCTGGAGGCGGCGTTCGTGGACGAAATTTATGACGCCGCCGCCGCTAAAGCGATGGGCATCGAGCGGCTGGGGCAGGTGATGCTTTACGTTCACTGCGGCTCGCGCGGGCTGGGCCACCAGGTGGCGGTCGACTACATCAAAACGATGCTTAAAGCCATGCCGCGGTACGGCATCGAGGTGCCGGACAAACAGCTGGCCTGCGTGCCGGTCAAAGCGCCGGAGGGTCAGGCCTACCTGGCCGCCATGCGCGGCGCCGCCAACTATGCCTGGGCCAACCGCCAGTGCATCACCCACTGGGTGCGGCAGGCTTTCTGCCGCGTCATGGGGATAAGCGAAAGTGAAGCGGGGCTCCAGCTTATTTACGATGTCACCCACAACATCGCCAAGATAGAGGAGCATATGGTAGACGGGAAACCGGAGCAGCTCTGCGTGCACCGCAAGGGCGCCACCCGCGCTTTTCCCGCCGGCCACCCGGACCTGCCGCGGAAATACGCCGCCACGGGGCAGCCGGTGCTTGTCCCCGGGGACATGGGGCGGATGTCTTACATCCTGGCGGGCACGGAAAAGGCCATGCGGGAGACCTTCGGCTCCACCTGCCACGGCGCGGGCAGAATGGCCAGCCGCTCCGCCATGAAAAAACAGCTCAGCGGCCGGGACGTTTTGAACGACCTCGCGGCGCGGGGGGTTATCGTGCGGGCCGGCAGCCTGCCGGGACTGGCGGAAGAGGCCCCGGAAGCCTATAAGGACGTGACGGAGGTGGTGGGGGTGGCCCACGGCGCCGGCATCTCCAAAAAAGTGGCGCGCACCCGGCCGATGGCGGTGGTCAAAGGATAA
- a CDS encoding TatD family hydrolase — protein sequence MMSLIDTHAHLDEIEDLDVVLSEAKEAGLTGIIAVGQDLASNVKTLEIAAGYPGFVYPALGLHPWNIKESEIGASLDFIRENIAKAVAVGEVGLDYHKRVRAAADKDLQKRVLRELLRIAAEHDKPALMHTRYAWRDAYDLVREAGLKKAVFHWYTGPSSVLRDIVASGCYISVTPAIEYHEEHRRAVKETPLAQLLLETDSPVTYGRGREGEFKATPADAARSLRGAAALKGISEAELGAKTAENAGRLFGLKI from the coding sequence ATGATGAGTCTGATAGATACCCACGCCCACCTGGACGAGATAGAAGACCTGGACGTGGTACTGTCCGAAGCTAAAGAGGCCGGGCTGACCGGAATTATCGCCGTGGGGCAGGATTTGGCGTCCAACGTTAAAACGCTGGAAATAGCCGCTGGATATCCCGGGTTCGTTTACCCCGCCCTCGGCCTCCACCCCTGGAATATCAAAGAGTCGGAAATCGGGGCGAGTCTGGATTTCATCCGGGAAAACATCGCTAAAGCGGTGGCGGTAGGGGAGGTGGGGTTGGACTATCATAAGCGGGTGCGGGCGGCGGCGGATAAGGACCTGCAAAAACGCGTTTTGCGGGAGCTGCTGCGAATCGCCGCGGAGCATGACAAACCGGCCCTTATGCATACCCGCTACGCCTGGCGGGACGCTTACGACCTGGTGCGGGAGGCGGGGCTGAAGAAAGCCGTCTTTCACTGGTATACCGGCCCCTCAAGCGTTCTGCGGGATATCGTCGCCAGCGGCTGCTATATTTCCGTGACGCCCGCCATTGAATACCACGAGGAGCACCGGCGCGCGGTGAAGGAAACGCCGCTGGCGCAATTGCTTCTGGAGACGGACAGCCCTGTAACTTACGGGCGGGGGCGGGAGGGAGAGTTTAAAGCGACCCCGGCGGACGCGGCGCGGTCGTTAAGAGGGGCGGCGGCGCTGAAGGGCATCAGCGAGGCGGAGCTGGGGGCAAAGACCGCGGAGAACGCGGGGAGGCTATTCGGGCTAAAGATTTAG
- a CDS encoding DUF4325 domain-containing protein — translation MKRKHTGKDIAEFIINNVEDNPKSISNIVSKKFGVSRQSVHRHLMKLISDGFIKAEGNTRNRQYTLLPLLEKRFSFHISPDLEDDKFWHQNILPLLKDSKENVLDICHYGFTEMMNNVIEHSEGSSGIAALCLFPNKIKLWVMDNGIGIFKKITAGLHLEDERHAVLELTKGKLTTDKAHHTGEGIFFTSRMFDEFNIMSGSLCFSHTQGTEENWLLQNEKPTLGTLVIMSINNQSSRTINKVFDKYSAASDDYSFSKTHVPVALARYGNEQLVSRSQAKRVLARLEPFKEVFLDFHGVAYIGQAFADEIFRVFKNEHPNIEIVWARASKEVENMIKRVMTDSPDRNKFKLNL, via the coding sequence ATGAAAAGAAAACATACGGGTAAAGATATCGCAGAATTCATCATAAACAACGTTGAAGATAATCCCAAGTCAATTAGTAATATCGTATCCAAAAAGTTTGGCGTATCACGCCAGTCTGTCCATCGCCACTTAATGAAACTGATAAGTGATGGTTTTATTAAAGCGGAGGGTAATACCAGAAACAGGCAATATACACTTCTGCCCTTACTTGAAAAACGATTTAGTTTTCATATTTCACCTGATCTGGAAGATGATAAGTTTTGGCACCAAAACATCCTCCCTTTACTAAAAGACAGCAAAGAAAACGTTTTAGATATTTGCCATTACGGCTTTACAGAAATGATGAATAATGTCATTGAACACTCGGAAGGCAGTTCAGGTATAGCAGCTTTATGTTTGTTTCCGAATAAAATAAAACTATGGGTCATGGATAATGGTATAGGGATATTTAAAAAGATTACTGCGGGACTACATTTGGAGGATGAAAGACACGCAGTACTTGAACTTACCAAGGGGAAGCTAACAACAGACAAAGCTCATCATACCGGAGAAGGAATATTCTTCACCTCAAGGATGTTTGATGAGTTTAATATTATGTCAGGGTCTCTTTGCTTTTCTCACACTCAAGGCACCGAAGAAAATTGGCTGCTGCAAAACGAAAAGCCTACATTAGGCACCTTAGTTATCATGTCTATTAACAATCAATCTTCCCGTACGATAAACAAAGTATTTGACAAATATTCGGCTGCCAGTGACGATTACAGTTTTAGCAAGACTCATGTTCCCGTTGCTTTAGCCAGGTACGGCAATGAGCAACTTGTTTCTCGTTCACAAGCGAAAAGAGTATTAGCCAGATTGGAACCATTTAAGGAAGTGTTTTTGGACTTTCACGGGGTAGCTTATATCGGTCAAGCGTTTGCCGATGAGATTTTCAGAGTTTTTAAAAACGAGCATCCCAATATTGAAATAGTTTGGGCTAGAGCCAGCAAAGAAGTTGAGAACATGATTAAAAGAGTAATGACCGACTCACCAGACCGCAATAAATTCAAACTAAATCTTTAG
- a CDS encoding MATE family efflux transporter, with protein MQEYTERLGSAPLGKLLIALSLPGIASTITTSLYNIVDTIWVGRLGHEAIAALTIVFPYQILFYAIGGGTGIGISALVSRRFGEGKADQANGVAGQIFFLSALWGLLFIMVAVLFADDILPLMGATPDILEYSKIYLTITSYGAPLMIVALLMSSLYRGSGDAMKPMVIMIFATVVNIVLDPLMILGLGPFPEMGVRGAAWATFIAQACGALLGLGFLFAGKTAFRIKFAHMLPDWPIIREIYRVGAPTAVFQITESLVFLLLNTVISSFESVAIASMGIVIRVSDFAYMPIMGVSHGILPIIGFCFGAKNYKRLWRAVKLAIGGISALLLVISVLIEIFAPQIIGIFSKEPELLATALTAMRISMISMVLVGVSVLVTTAFQGLSRGTTALALSLIRQFAIFLPLLYLCRWLWGLTGVWISWPITDTLNAVVSFVFIFREYRMHKRRGYLDPDFPKTGIDRPALTGV; from the coding sequence ATGCAAGAATACACGGAACGTCTCGGCTCGGCGCCCCTGGGCAAGCTGCTTATCGCGCTCAGTCTGCCCGGCATAGCCTCGACGATAACCACCAGTCTATACAACATCGTGGATACCATCTGGGTGGGCCGGCTCGGCCACGAGGCCATCGCCGCTCTGACGATAGTCTTCCCCTACCAGATACTTTTTTACGCCATCGGCGGGGGGACGGGCATCGGCATCAGCGCGCTGGTCTCCCGCCGCTTTGGAGAGGGAAAAGCCGACCAGGCCAACGGCGTCGCCGGTCAGATATTCTTTCTCAGCGCTTTGTGGGGCCTGCTCTTTATCATGGTGGCGGTCCTCTTCGCCGACGATATCCTGCCCCTGATGGGCGCCACGCCGGATATCCTGGAGTACAGCAAGATATACCTGACGATTACCTCTTACGGGGCGCCGCTGATGATTGTGGCGCTGCTGATGAGCAGTTTATACCGCGGTTCCGGCGATGCCATGAAGCCCATGGTGATCATGATTTTCGCCACCGTGGTGAACATCGTGCTGGACCCGCTGATGATTCTCGGCCTCGGGCCCTTCCCGGAAATGGGCGTGCGCGGCGCGGCCTGGGCCACGTTTATCGCGCAGGCCTGCGGGGCCCTGCTGGGGCTGGGCTTCCTTTTCGCCGGGAAAACCGCCTTCCGTATTAAATTCGCCCACATGCTCCCGGACTGGCCCATCATAAGGGAGATATACCGCGTGGGCGCGCCGACGGCGGTTTTCCAGATTACGGAAAGCCTGGTATTTCTGCTGCTGAACACGGTCATCTCCTCTTTCGAGTCGGTGGCCATTGCCTCCATGGGCATCGTGATACGGGTATCGGACTTCGCCTATATGCCGATTATGGGGGTGTCCCACGGGATATTGCCCATCATCGGGTTCTGCTTCGGCGCTAAAAACTACAAGCGCCTGTGGCGGGCGGTCAAACTGGCGATAGGCGGGATTTCCGCGCTGCTGCTGGTGATTTCCGTCCTGATAGAAATATTCGCGCCGCAGATTATCGGCATCTTCAGCAAGGAGCCGGAGCTGCTTGCCACCGCGCTGACCGCCATGCGCATTTCGATGATATCCATGGTGCTGGTGGGGGTGTCCGTCCTGGTCACCACCGCCTTCCAGGGGCTGTCACGGGGCACTACCGCGCTGGCGCTTTCGCTCATCCGGCAGTTCGCCATCTTCCTGCCGCTGCTGTACCTGTGCCGCTGGCTCTGGGGTCTTACCGGCGTATGGATTTCCTGGCCGATTACGGATACCCTGAACGCGGTGGTGTCCTTCGTCTTTATTTTCCGGGAGTACCGGATGCACAAGCGGCGGGGCTACCTGGACCCGGATTTCCCCAAAACAGGTATAGACCGTCCGGCTTTAACGGGGGTGTAA
- a CDS encoding CoA transferase, translating into MNKLPLEGIRVLDFCQMWAGPHATEWLSVMGAEVIKVETSVRIDYMRTVGAPPGLAGTGPNVGSAFASLNWGKKSIALNMTTPKARELAKKLIRICDVVTENFGGGVLERWGLSYTEMKAIKPDIIYYAGSGYGRSGPHKERPAYAEIVDAFTGATFTNGYPGGEPNVIGVSPWTDGAQAIHGAVSILTALYHHRRTGEGQQIDAAMIEGNANFLGEMVMGYLINGNTGERTGNRDAAMAPHGCYPCKTTGDEEEWLALAVANQKEWESLCALMGNPEWTNNPEFSDELSRWDNQEALDAHLGGWTRRYGAYELAEMLQRAGIAATPSLSTKQLTHDKHLEARGFFKKPHHPVLGDKVLAGLPVRFSDYAEGNYGTPPLLGQHNGYVFGELLGLSAEEIQKLTEEKVLE; encoded by the coding sequence ATGAATAAACTACCGCTCGAAGGAATCAGGGTACTGGACTTCTGCCAGATGTGGGCCGGGCCGCATGCCACGGAATGGCTATCGGTCATGGGGGCGGAGGTCATCAAGGTGGAAACGAGCGTGAGAATCGACTATATGCGGACGGTGGGCGCCCCGCCCGGCCTGGCCGGCACCGGCCCCAACGTGGGCAGCGCTTTCGCCTCCCTCAACTGGGGCAAGAAAAGCATCGCCCTCAACATGACCACCCCCAAGGCCCGGGAGCTGGCCAAAAAGCTTATCAGGATATGCGACGTGGTGACCGAGAACTTCGGCGGGGGGGTGCTGGAGCGGTGGGGACTGAGCTACACGGAAATGAAGGCTATCAAACCGGATATCATCTATTACGCGGGGAGCGGCTACGGGCGGAGCGGCCCCCATAAAGAGCGCCCGGCCTACGCGGAAATCGTGGACGCCTTTACCGGCGCCACTTTCACCAACGGCTACCCCGGCGGCGAGCCTAACGTCATCGGCGTTTCTCCCTGGACGGACGGCGCCCAGGCCATCCACGGCGCGGTGTCCATTTTAACCGCCCTTTATCACCACCGCCGGACCGGGGAAGGGCAGCAGATAGACGCCGCCATGATCGAGGGTAACGCCAATTTCCTGGGGGAAATGGTGATGGGCTACCTGATCAACGGCAATACCGGGGAGCGCACAGGGAACCGTGACGCCGCGATGGCCCCCCACGGGTGCTATCCCTGCAAAACCACCGGCGATGAAGAAGAATGGCTGGCTTTGGCCGTGGCCAATCAAAAAGAATGGGAATCCCTCTGCGCGCTCATGGGCAATCCGGAGTGGACGAATAACCCGGAGTTCAGCGACGAGCTCAGCCGCTGGGATAACCAGGAGGCGCTGGACGCACATTTAGGCGGATGGACGCGCCGCTACGGCGCTTACGAGCTGGCCGAGATGCTCCAGCGGGCGGGTATAGCGGCCACACCCTCGTTAAGCACCAAGCAGCTTACCCACGATAAGCACCTGGAAGCCAGGGGGTTTTTCAAAAAGCCCCACCACCCGGTGCTGGGGGACAAGGTTTTGGCCGGGCTGCCGGTACGCTTCAGCGACTATGCCGAGGGAAACTACGGGACGCCGCCGCTGCTCGGCCAGCATAACGGCTACGTTTTCGGGGAGCTTTTAGGGTTGTCCGCGGAGGAAATCCAAAAGCTGACGGAAGAGAAGGTGTTAGAGTAG
- a CDS encoding CoA transferase gives MERQALSDVKVVEFSDFVSGPYCGKLMANMGAQVIKVEKPGSGDKARSWGPFPENLPHPEKSGLFLFLNTNKKGITLNVESAAGKKIFKELLKWADVLIEDHAVKEMAALGLSYPEAKEINPALVMTSITPFGQTGPFKDYKGSDLISFHASSEAFGNPDEGVKDTAALPPLKVANHAADFMSGLTAAACTLGALIGRGDKGRGQHIDVSRQEALASICRQQLAYYSVMEENPSREFGRKKFGGFLYPCKDGYVVIWIGPHYHLVVKMMGDPEWSKEEMFANPLLRNGYIVELNQLITVWTLEHTAEEVNALALEHGVPCSLVRSVEDLVGDEQLAFRDFWREIDHAIAGKLKYPGAPFKLSATPAAIERPAPLLGEHNEMVYCGMLKYTREQLVRMRQGGII, from the coding sequence ATGGAACGTCAGGCGCTATCCGATGTCAAGGTGGTGGAGTTCAGCGATTTTGTCAGCGGGCCTTACTGCGGCAAGCTGATGGCCAATATGGGGGCGCAGGTTATCAAGGTGGAAAAGCCCGGCAGCGGCGATAAAGCCCGCAGCTGGGGGCCATTCCCGGAAAACCTCCCCCACCCGGAGAAAAGCGGGCTTTTCCTGTTCCTGAATACCAACAAAAAAGGCATAACCCTTAACGTGGAGTCGGCCGCCGGAAAGAAAATATTCAAAGAGCTGCTGAAATGGGCGGATGTCCTGATAGAAGACCACGCCGTCAAGGAGATGGCGGCGCTGGGACTGAGCTACCCGGAAGCTAAAGAGATAAACCCCGCCCTGGTGATGACCTCCATCACGCCCTTCGGGCAGACGGGCCCGTTTAAAGACTATAAAGGCAGCGACCTTATCAGCTTCCACGCCAGCTCCGAGGCCTTCGGCAATCCGGACGAGGGCGTCAAGGACACCGCCGCTTTGCCTCCCCTGAAAGTGGCCAACCATGCCGCGGACTTCATGTCCGGCCTGACGGCCGCCGCCTGCACGCTGGGGGCGCTTATCGGGCGGGGGGATAAGGGGCGGGGTCAGCACATCGATGTGTCCCGGCAGGAAGCCCTGGCTTCCATCTGCCGCCAGCAACTGGCCTATTATAGCGTCATGGAGGAGAATCCCTCCCGCGAGTTCGGCCGCAAGAAGTTCGGCGGCTTTCTGTATCCCTGCAAGGACGGCTACGTGGTTATCTGGATAGGGCCGCATTACCACCTGGTGGTCAAGATGATGGGCGACCCGGAATGGTCCAAAGAGGAAATGTTCGCCAATCCCCTGCTGCGCAACGGCTACATCGTCGAGCTTAACCAGCTGATCACGGTGTGGACGCTGGAGCACACGGCGGAGGAGGTAAACGCCCTGGCGCTGGAGCACGGCGTCCCCTGCTCGCTGGTGCGCTCGGTCGAAGACCTGGTCGGCGACGAGCAGCTGGCTTTCCGGGACTTCTGGCGGGAAATCGACCACGCCATCGCCGGGAAGCTTAAATATCCCGGGGCGCCGTTCAAACTTTCCGCCACCCCGGCGGCCATAGAGCGCCCGGCGCCTTTGCTCGGGGAGCACAATGAAATGGTCTATTGCGGGATGCTGAAATATACCCGGGAGCAGCTGGTGCGCATGAGGCAGGGGGGAATAATATAA
- a CDS encoding MarR family transcriptional regulator: MTTEKAGKRTDKTPLGTLLSILMSFEVLARYLEVELRPHEASLIRFNIMSTLFKNGGEMTPSEIAESVFREKNSITAVINTMEKQGVVRREPSANDRRSVKIVITDKGWKEANRLSPIAQELSREALSSMDKDKIEELVETMRALRESLLPRIARVSGNGKRH; the protein is encoded by the coding sequence ATGACTACCGAAAAAGCTGGCAAAAGAACCGATAAAACCCCCCTGGGCACACTATTATCCATCCTCATGTCCTTCGAGGTGCTGGCGCGCTACCTGGAAGTGGAGCTGCGCCCCCACGAAGCCTCCCTCATCCGCTTTAACATCATGAGCACCCTTTTCAAAAACGGCGGCGAGATGACCCCCTCGGAGATAGCGGAGAGCGTTTTCCGGGAGAAGAACTCCATCACCGCGGTCATCAACACCATGGAAAAGCAGGGCGTGGTGCGCCGCGAGCCTTCCGCCAACGACCGCCGCTCGGTGAAGATTGTCATCACGGATAAAGGGTGGAAGGAAGCCAACCGTTTGAGCCCCATCGCGCAGGAGCTGAGCCGGGAGGCGCTGTCCTCCATGGACAAAGACAAGATAGAGGAGCTGGTGGAGACCATGCGGGCGCTCCGGGAAAGCCTTTTGCCCCGCATCGCCAGAGTATCCGGCAACGGCAAACGCCATTGA
- a CDS encoding 2-oxoacid:acceptor oxidoreductase family protein, with translation MKEIRIHGRGGQGAVLAARMLASAFVTEGKYVASFPMYGFERRGAPVVAFTRYDEKPIREKTQIYNPDCIIVIDPGLLTLPTLFTGLRAGSAFILNSLKKLPKQPNENLTIGGVVDATGIAVKEIGRDIPNTCLLGAFAAATGWLKLDSILACLSDYLSGDILQRNLKSAERGYHEVEVTKW, from the coding sequence GTGAAAGAGATTAGGATTCATGGAAGGGGCGGGCAGGGAGCCGTGCTGGCGGCCAGAATGCTGGCCAGCGCCTTCGTGACCGAGGGCAAGTATGTCGCCAGCTTTCCCATGTACGGCTTTGAAAGACGCGGCGCGCCGGTAGTGGCTTTCACCCGCTATGATGAGAAACCCATCAGGGAAAAAACGCAGATTTACAATCCGGACTGCATCATCGTCATCGACCCCGGCCTTTTAACATTGCCCACGCTTTTCACGGGGTTAAGGGCGGGCAGCGCTTTTATTCTCAACAGCCTCAAAAAACTGCCTAAACAGCCCAATGAAAACCTGACCATCGGCGGCGTGGTGGATGCCACCGGCATCGCCGTTAAGGAAATCGGCCGGGACATCCCCAACACCTGTCTGCTCGGGGCTTTCGCCGCGGCCACCGGCTGGCTGAAGCTGGACTCGATTCTCGCCTGCCTGTCGGACTACCTCAGCGGCGATATTCTCCAGCGGAACCTGAAAAGCGCCGAAAGAGGCTACCATGAAGTGGAGGTAACCAAATGGTAA
- a CDS encoding 4Fe-4S binding protein encodes MVIKHKWIFKTESPWSDANQLMLKLDTGSWRTERPVLDKAKCNYCGLCAIYCPPQCLKDKGDHYEVDLAFCKGCGICAKECPKGAYTMKPEGGFANEG; translated from the coding sequence ATGGTAATCAAGCATAAATGGATTTTTAAGACGGAAAGCCCGTGGTCGGACGCCAACCAGCTGATGCTTAAGCTGGATACCGGCAGCTGGCGCACCGAGCGCCCGGTGCTGGATAAAGCCAAGTGCAACTACTGCGGCCTCTGCGCCATTTATTGCCCGCCGCAGTGCCTGAAAGACAAAGGCGACCACTATGAAGTCGACCTTGCTTTCTGTAAAGGCTGCGGCATCTGCGCCAAGGAATGCCCCAAGGGGGCCTACACCATGAAGCCGGAAGGAGGATTCGCCAATGAAGGCTAA
- a CDS encoding thiamine pyrophosphate-dependent enzyme: MVETTKKRNRVFDYFCEEEQFSGGVAWCAGCPLELIARTVPKVLGKDMVFVGTPSCSAPVLHGQNIGAWHKLSYLACVMTGVASSATGLSRYFRRTGQDATVVAFTGDGCATDIGFQTLSGAAERNEHFIYLAYDNEGYMNTGNQRSSSTQKGAATTTTPVGKISQGKPTAQKNMTMIMLMHKPRYMATATPSHMEDFVKKLKKAQEMAKEGFVYLHVFSPCPVGWRIDSNQVIEVCRTAVRTNYFPLWEAENGKPRLTLEVASPKPVTDFTKLMRKFSHLKEDGIAELQTQVNERYALLKTLVDAYK, from the coding sequence ATGGTAGAAACGACGAAGAAGAGAAACAGGGTTTTCGACTATTTTTGCGAGGAAGAGCAGTTCTCCGGGGGCGTGGCCTGGTGCGCCGGCTGCCCGCTGGAGCTTATCGCCCGCACCGTGCCTAAAGTGCTGGGCAAGGATATGGTTTTCGTGGGGACGCCTTCCTGCTCGGCGCCCGTTTTGCACGGGCAGAACATCGGCGCCTGGCACAAGCTGTCTTATCTCGCCTGCGTGATGACCGGCGTGGCCTCCAGCGCCACCGGCCTTTCCCGGTACTTCCGCCGCACGGGGCAGGACGCCACCGTGGTCGCCTTCACCGGCGACGGCTGCGCCACGGACATCGGCTTCCAGACGCTGAGCGGCGCCGCCGAGCGGAACGAGCACTTCATCTACCTGGCCTACGATAACGAGGGCTACATGAACACCGGCAACCAGCGCAGCAGCTCCACGCAGAAGGGGGCCGCCACCACCACCACCCCGGTGGGCAAGATTAGCCAGGGCAAACCCACCGCCCAGAAAAACATGACCATGATTATGCTGATGCACAAGCCCCGCTATATGGCCACCGCCACCCCCAGCCATATGGAGGACTTTGTCAAGAAGCTCAAGAAGGCCCAGGAAATGGCCAAAGAGGGCTTTGTTTACCTGCACGTGTTTTCCCCCTGCCCGGTGGGCTGGCGCATAGACTCCAACCAGGTCATCGAGGTCTGCCGCACCGCCGTGAGGACCAACTACTTCCCGCTCTGGGAGGCGGAAAACGGCAAACCCAGGCTGACGCTGGAAGTAGCCAGTCCCAAGCCGGTTACGGATTTCACCAAGCTCATGCGCAAGTTCTCGCACCTTAAAGAGGACGGCATCGCTGAATTGCAGACACAGGTGAACGAACGCTACGCCCTGCTCAAGACGCTGGTAGACGCTTACAAGTAG
- a CDS encoding endonuclease domain-containing protein: MKQQANRWRTYPDLWEKLKPIAHEKRNEPTGAEKELWQHLRMHRLHGLSFRRQHCAGQFIVDFYCSKAKLVIEVDGEIHQYQAEEDKIRQEYLESLGLKVLRFTNNAVLNNIEEVIRVIENYLP, from the coding sequence ATGAAACAACAAGCAAATAGATGGCGTACTTATCCGGATTTATGGGAAAAGCTGAAGCCCATTGCCCATGAAAAGAGAAATGAACCTACCGGGGCGGAAAAAGAGCTTTGGCAACACCTGCGCATGCATCGATTACATGGTTTGAGCTTCAGAAGACAACATTGTGCAGGTCAATTCATTGTTGACTTCTATTGCTCCAAAGCAAAGCTGGTTATAGAAGTAGATGGAGAAATACATCAATATCAAGCAGAAGAAGATAAAATCCGGCAAGAATATTTGGAAAGCCTTGGACTAAAAGTATTACGTTTTACAAATAATGCAGTCTTGAATAATATAGAAGAAGTTATAAGGGTAATTGAAAATTACTTGCCTTGA
- a CDS encoding DUF72 domain-containing protein yields MSSSGGIYIGTSGWSYPKGEGAWKGYFYPGGRINELEYYSRFFNTVEINSSFYRPPDPGYVYNWARRVPAGFLFTFFNNHWQACAPRNANDLKAALRQPYQQIPMNLEMMRNTDGTENKERAA; encoded by the coding sequence ATGTCCTCTTCCGGCGGCATCTATATCGGCACCTCGGGCTGGTCTTACCCCAAGGGTGAGGGCGCCTGGAAAGGGTATTTTTACCCGGGCGGCCGGATTAACGAGTTGGAATATTACAGCCGGTTCTTCAATACCGTGGAGATAAACAGCTCTTTCTACCGCCCGCCGGACCCCGGCTACGTTTACAACTGGGCGCGGCGCGTGCCGGCGGGGTTCCTTTTCACCTTCTTCAACAACCACTGGCAGGCCTGCGCGCCCCGCAACGCCAACGACCTCAAGGCGGCCTTGCGGCAGCCTTACCAGCAGATACCCATGAACCTGGAAATGATGCGGAATACGGACGGTACGGAAAATAAAGAGAGGGCGGCCTGA